The genome window TTTGGCAGCCTTTCCCCAAGAGAAGCAGGCAGAAGCAAAACGTGATTTCCAGCTGTTTAATCTGGACGGTGATGATCAATTATCTGCTCAGGAATTTCGAACGATACCCGGTCAGGTTCCATTGGCTTTACGTGGGGCTTTGCCGCATCCACTGACTCCGATGATTGAAAAGCAGATAGCTCTGATTGAAGAAAACTGGGAGCAGTGGGATCAGGATGGGGATGGCAATCTGTCTGCGAAAGAATATCCATCCACAACATTGAGTACACACCTGCCAGGCATCGAATCTCTTGAGCTGCGCGAGTGGGATCATAATTCGGACGGTACCATTGACCTGGAAGAATGTCGAGGGGTGATAACAGCCGCCTATGGATTGCGACGTCTGGATGGCCAGCCTCTTCAGCTTCCCTCGGGGCTTGTTGTCTACTGGTGGCATTTCAAAGATCTGGACCGCGATCACAGTGATGGCTTATCCCTGGCAGAGTTTCAGACCTATTACAACCGATTTGGTGAAGAGGATGCAAAAACGCGTTTTCAGAAAGGGGATACGAATCAGGATGAAATACTCTCACTTAAAGAGTGGGCAGAGATGCCCGGTTTTTTACTCGATCCCGTTTCAGAATTTCGTAAATATGATACCAGCTATGATGGGAGACTCAGTCAGCAGGAAATCACCGATGGTGTCGCTCCATTTTTGAAGCCGCTGGTCAAAACCATCTTTCCCGGGTTTGATCTCGATGGGGATGGATTTCTTTCACTTGACGAGTACCGCTTAACCATGGTGGCGAATCGAGTGGAAAATTGGATGCTCAGCGCACGAGATCAGGATCATGACGGAAAGTTAAGCCTGTCCGAACTGCCATGGACTCCAGGGCCGGAACTAAGTCTGTTACGTAAGGAGTATTTTGACAGACTGGACCAGAATCGGGATGGTTTTCTTGACCCGAACGAGTTTAACTTTTCCATTGATGCCAGTAAGACTTCCCCAGAGGTGGCACTCAAAGCCGGGTTCCGCAAACGCGATACTGATCAGGACGGATTTTTGACCCCGTCTGAATTTACGGCTGCATTTCCTGCAGATAAACAACTTGAGGCACGACGGGATTTTCAGCTCTTTGATCGGAATGTGGATCAGAAACTGGCACTTGATGAGTACGCTGCAGTACCGGGGATGGCTCCGAGTCAGCTTCGTGGTGCTTTGTCAAATCCACTCAGCGGCCTCGTTGACAGGCTCATGGAGAAGCTTGAACAAAACTGGAGCCAGTGGGATCAGGATCAAGACGGAACGCTTTCTCCCGATGAGTTTCAGTCAGCAAAACCAGGGAGACAGATCCCGGGACTGGCGCTTTCTTCCTGGCAGGACTGGGATCGAGATGCAGATGGTAAAATCAGCAAACATGATTGCCGCTGGCTGTTTGAAGCGGGATATGGATTACGTCGCCTGGACGGTCAACTGCTTCACCTGCCAACAGGGCAAATCGTCTACTGGTGGCATTTCAAGGCTCTGGATCGCGATCACAATGATTCACTGACGCTCAAAGAGTTCATGAATTATTATCAGCGACTGGGGGAAGAGGCGGGCAAAAAGCGTTTTGATCAAGGGGATGCTGACCAGGATGAAAACATTACACTCAAGGAATGGGCGGAGATGCCCGGGCATCTGCTCGATCCGATTGCCGAATTTAGGAAGATGGATCTCAATCTGGATGCGTCCCTGGACGAAACCGAACTGATGGAAGGCATTGCTCCTTTTCTGCGACCACTGGCAAGCTATACTTTTCCGGGGTTTGACCTGAATCAGGATGGAGTGCTTTCTCTCGATGAATATCGAACATCTCTGCCTGCGAATCGGGTTGAAAACTGGATTTCCTATTCCCGGGACACAGACAAAGACGGACGGGTGACACTGACGGAACTAGGCTGGTCTTCAGGCCTGGAATTAAACCTGTTGCGCCAGGAATATTTTGACCGACTGGACGTCAACAAAAATGGCTATCTGGATTTTAACGAATTCAAATTCACTGCAGATATGAGCAAAGTCCCCAAGGCACTCTTCCTGAAACACTGCGACAAAAATCAGGATGGTTCTTTAAACCTTGACGAAGTTCTCAACGCAGAGAAAAACAGCGGCAAAATCAAGCTGGATGGGAGTCCAGAACCGCGCGTCATGCGGATCGAAGAGGCGTTTTATCGAGCAGATGTGAACGGTGACAAACTGATCAGTCTGGTAGAACTGGACACTGAAGCGGGTAATCAGATTCTCGCACCCGATATGTCTTTCAAGACCGGGAACCGCAGCAGTCTCCAGGTGTCAAAAAAGGATGAGGCACCGGAAGGTGAATCAAATATGATGCTTCTCGTTCTGGGGCTGAATGTCGTCCTGGTCCTGGGAGTGATTCTGTTTTTGTTTCGATCTCATTTCAAAAAAGCTTGAACCAGGAGTTCTCCAGATCATATTGCGGACGGAATCAGTTGTAAGCTGGAAAACAGAAAGAGCTCAAGGACTCGCAATGTATAGAGGACAAAACTGCGTTACAAATCAGTATTCACGACGGGGAATCACCAAACGTGAGATCATCGTTGTATCTTGTGTGGCGATCCTGTTGATAGCCATTATTTCGCCTCTTGTGATCTATTCTCGCGAATCATCTCGTCTGCTGCATTGTCAGTCGAATCTGAGACGTCTCGGCACAGGACTCGCGGCATATCAAACCACGTATCAATGTCTGCCTCCTGCTGCGATCTGGAGCACGCAAGCGATGCATTCGCTCTCTCTGAATATGAGTACGCGTCCTGATCTGTTCACGCATGCTAACTGGGCTTTGATGCTGTTGCCTTTTGTGGGGGAGGAACACCTGGCAGAAAAAATGGATTATCGCCAGCCCGTCAGCATCGAACAAAATGCTGCAGTTCGCACGACATTCCTCTCAGTGATGACCTGTCCGGGTGATTCTTTTAATCAGGCTGAGAACCCGCATATTTTTGAACCGACACCAGGACAATCGATCTCTTTTGCGCGAGGGAATTATGCCATCAATGGCGGATCTCATAATATGCGGCTGGTGCCAGGATCAACCACAATTCCGTCAGGAGACGGAGCGCAGTTGAAAATCGACCGGGAAAACAGAGAGTTTCAATACTGGGGAAATGGCGTTGCCGGATTTAATATTTCATTTCGACAGAAAGATTTTGCAAATGGAAGTTCGTCTCTAGTGGTCTTTGATGAAGTGCGTGCTGGGATTCACCCCGTCGACCCACGAGGAGTCTGGGCGTTCGGTCAGATCGGGAGTAGCGTCACGTGGGCACATGGTGTGAACGGAGATGATTATGGCCCCAATAATCAATGGCCGCGATCTGATGATATTCTCGGGTGTGCGCGCCTGCACGATACCGTTGGGACAGAGACTTTAAAAAAAGAAGGAATGCCCTGCGTCTCCTATCTTGATAGTAACACCAACGCTACCGCACGCAGTCTTCACACTGAAGGAGCAAACGTTCTGTTTCTGGATGGCACCAGTCGTTTTTTATCAAATCAAATAGATCCGGGGCTCTGGCATGCAATTCATTCCAGGGAAACCCCTTCAGAATTACTGAGCTCCAATGATTTTGATCACCAGCTTGCCACTGAGAATTTTAACGACGAGGCTGCTTTGAGTGATGAGTCAGAGCAGCATAAAAATCAATCCACAAAAAAAACTACTTCATTGACTAATAGTATTGGAATGCAGTTTGTCCTTGTCCCTGCAGGTACTTTCACCATGGGGATAGCGGACTCAGGGAATAATCATAATCCTCCTCCAGAAACTCCCGCTCACTCAGTCACTATTACAGAAGATTATCTGCTAGGTCAGTATGAAGTGACCCAGGAACAGTATTTACGAATCACGGGTAACAATCCGAGTTATCATCTATCCGAAGATTCCACGGAAGGTGATGCCGGGAAAAAACCTGTTGAACGAGTGACCTGGTATGAAGCACAAGAGTTTTGCAGACAACTCTCGAATCTTTCAACAGAGCAGATGCAGGGGCGCACATATCGGCTACCCACTGAGGCGGAATGGGAATATGCCTGCAAGGCTGGATCAGATGAACCATTTGATTGGGGCAGATACCGAAAGAACTCAGGTGACACTGGTTATGCAGGTGGGATCAGACCGGCACTGCCTGTGACATCCGTCGGCCATTATCCGGCAAATTCAATGGGAATTTATGATATGCGAGGCAATGTCTGGGAATGGTGTTCCGACTGGTTTGATCGCGACTATTATCATCGCTCTCCCCGAGAAAATCCCCGGGGCCCAGCACAGGGATTTATTAAAGTGGTCCGCGGGTCTGACTGGCGCTTTACCGGTGAAACCTGTCGCATCGATTATTCCATGATGCCTCCCTGGAAGGCCAGCCCCTTTGTCGGATTTCGAATAGTTTGTGAATTGCACCAAATACCGGATGAGAACTCGATTCATAATCACGGGAATGTAGCTGATTGAACTAATAAAACGTTCTCAAAAAAAGTAGAACCGCTCAATCTATAGAACGTTATCAAGATTCCTTGCTATGGACTTTCCAGAATCCACTCTCCAAAACACGACTTCCACAAGAGCATATTCGAAACTCTGGTGGCTGATCCCGATCGTGGTATTGACTGTTTTTCTCAGGGGCCAAAACCTGTCAGAGGTAGGCTATCTGTTTGACGAGAGTTTCAGCCTGCAAATGGTCCAGTTCCCCTTTCAGGAAATGATGGAACGGATCCCTGAAGATACCGGCCCACCTATGTTCTATATCATCCTGAAAGCCTGGATAGGGTTATTCGGTAATTCCCTGTTTTCAACACGCATGTTGAGCGTCGCACTGGGAACAATTACGGTATTAGGGGTCTATTTCCTGGCCTATGAGGCGTACCGTAAACGAGGAGATGCCAGTTCAGAAAAACAGGCACGATTCATCGCTATTACCGCAGCTTTACTGGCGGCGCTCTGCCCACTGCATATCACCTGGTCTCAACGTATTCGCATGTATTCTCTGGGGACCACATTGGCTGTACTGTCGAGCTTGTTTCTTTTTCGTGCACTCAAGCGTCCTGAAAGGAGCGCACGTGACTGGGGCTTGTTTACTCTGACAGGAATCTTACTGATTTACACCCACTATTTTGGACTGTTTACGCTGACCGTCGAATTCGGGTTTGCACTTGGATATCTGCTATTGAATTCCACAGAAAAAAAGTGGACACATCGACTAAACCATATATGGCCTCTGGTTCTTTCTGCCTTCGCAATCTGGTTTGTCTGGTCTCCCTGGATTCCACAATTTTTGTACCAGCGATCACATGTAAATCAGACTTTCTGGAGTAGTCCCCTTACGTGGGATCGCTTTGGTTCACAAATCGCCCTGCTGTTCGATTTGAATTTATGGTTGAGCAATTCGCCACAGAAAGGTTTACTTGCTGCAGAAATCTGCTTTGTCTTCCTGGTGATCCTGGTCATGGGACGTCGTCCGGCTGATATTTATATTGCGCTAGCAGCAAGTGTCCCCATTTTGATTGTTGTCATCATTTCAAAAATATCTCGCAGTGTATTTGCATATCGCTATTTGCAATTCGCACATATTTTTATGTTAATTGCCATAGCTGTTCTGCTCTCTCGTCTCCCAGTGAAACCTCTCCGGTTGAGTATGACTGTTCTCGTCATATCAGGTATGGGATTCCTCGCCTGGAAGCATTATGAAGTCAGGCAAAAACATGCTGTTTTACCTGGTATGGAAACGGCAATTGCCCGTTTTGAACAGTCTCGGGGGGCGGATGAAAAATTGATCTGTTGTAACCCCATGTTATTTACTTCTGCTGATGCATATTCCCGAAACAGGCACACAATTTTTGTAGATGGTTCGCCGGACAGGTATCCCTTTTTTCAGGGGACAGCGGTCATTCGAGAAAATGAATATCTTGCACCCGCTGAATATCTTGGTGAGAACAGTAACGCATTCTGGACTCTGGATGCTCAACGCTGGTTCAATGGTACCTGGGAAGTTCATGTACCGACTGGCTGGAGAAAGGCAGGGGAAATGCATTTTCCTGAATTTTATGCAGATCTCATTTTGCGGTTATATGTTCGTGAAGATAAACCGCAGGCTCAGCAAACGCCACTTCTCCAATAAGGGAAGCGGGACGCTGATGTTAAGAACGACACCAAATTTAGTAGTTTGAAGTAAAAGAATAAGTGCAGCGGAGTATAAATATTAAAACATTCGAACTACTTCTGACAGGTAAATTCCTTATCCGGGAAAGAATCAGGTGTGGGAAAAATTAATGCAATCAGAGCTAACTTCCAATACTGATAGAACAAAATACAGACTAACTCCTGCGGTCGGGATGTTACTGGTTGTTCTATTGATTGCTATGATTTTCAGAGTGCATCGAATTTCAGACATGAGTTTCTGGTTTGATGAAAGCTTCTGTCTCAAAATGGCAGAGTTCCCCATTTCCGATTTGTGGGTCCATGCAAAGGAAGATCCGCATCCACCATTATTTTACTTCATCCTGAAGTACTGGATGATGCTGTTTGGCTCATCGACCTTGGCCACCAGGCTGGCCAGTTTCATCCCGGGTATCTTGTCCATCATTGGGATTTTTCTGGTAGTAAAAGAAGCATATCGCGACCCACAAACAGGAAACTGTAGCTCCTCCGTGAATTCGGCTGCCGTCGTAGCCGCTGCTCTGGTCGCGTTAAGCCCACTCCACATATTATGGTCATATCAGGTGCGGATGTACGCGGCAGGTACTGCTCTGGCTGCTTTTTCAAGCTGGTTTCTGCTCAAGGTCCTGCGACGAGAACCCTCACGCAAACGTGACTGGTATTTTTTCACAATGACGGCGATCGCCCTGGTTTACACACATAATTTCGGGCTGTTCGTAGTCACAGCGCAATATCTCTTTGCAGCCGGTTATCTGTTGCTACATCACCGTGCTGCGAGTTTGTTACAAGCGGGCTCCCGACTGATGCCGCTTTTGATCTCAGCGACAGGCACTCTTCTCGCCTGGCTGCCCTGGCTGCCTTCGTTTCTCCATCAGAGACAACTTGTTGTCGAGGGTTTCTGGACGAAACCATTCAGTTGGCAGACAGCGGGAGCGACGCTCTTTGATATGTTTGGCTTTGATCAGGCAATGGATATGACCCCGGTCATTGGTCTGATTGCAGGTCAGATCATGGTATTGATTCTATTGTTGCTGGCATTCGGGCGTCGTCCGGGGGACTATTTTCTAGCTCTGATAGCCGGTTTCCCGTTTGTAGCTGGAATTCTCGTGTCCATCTTTTCACGAAATATCTTCAATGATCGCTATTTCATGTTCAATCAGATCTTTCTTTTTGCTGCGCTGGCTGTATTAATCAGTCGTATCAGCTTGAAACCGATTCAATTCTGCCTGTATGGAATCTGCATCGCAGGGACCGGTTTTCTGGCTTATGAACAATGGCTCAATCGTGAAGCAGATTTCAAACTGCCTGCCATTCAGGGCGCCATGGCGAGTATTGAAGAACGGCGGAAACCAGGGGAACTGCTTCTGGTGTGTGATCCTGCGATTTATGTATCTGTGATCGCCCATGCCAGAGAACGCGGAGATATTTTCACATTTCATCCGGGTGAAGACTATCCCTTTACACACGGAGCTGCTGCCATGCGGGAAGATGAATATTTACGATCACAGGAAATTGCTCAACGGAGGGATCCCTGGATCTGGGCTTTTGATGCTGACTCTTATCGTTGGAGAGTTCCGGTTCCGCCTGGTTACCGATTGGTGGGGGAAAATTCGTTTCCTGGTTTCCGAGCGAAATATGCAGTAAGACTCTATTCACGAGCAACCGAAGTGACTGCAAAACCAAACTCAAATTGAACTACAATACCACACTGGAATCGACTCGTAACACTAACTCAGGGATCTATCAGTCTTGTTTGCAGCCAGTCCATAGATTTGATCCTTCGATGTTTTCGGGCTTAGATTTAGAGTCGGGTTTCAATGCTGCTACAACTACATTCTGTCCGGAACTCCAAAAGCCCGAAATACACAGGCAGATACCTCATTTCGCGGAATTACTGTATTTATGGAGAAGCTCACCCCACGATCAAAATGATTGGATCGGGTATTTTGCAGGGAGTCTGCAAGAAACTCCTGAAGATCTTTTCCCTGAGGAATTCGAAATTGAAGCGTTACTCGAAAAAAACGAAATCCTCTCCGGATCCAGAATCAACTCCAATTTAGGGATAGCCTCTCAGTCCGAATCAACGCATCCCGGCATCAACTCATATATTTTGAGTATGTTTGCTGATCTGCAGGAAGAGATTCCGGGAGATTATTTTGAATTGAAAAAAAGCTTCACTGCTGAAACCTTGATTATGCGGAAAGCAACATTTTATCAGTTCATGGTATGGGTCTACCGGTTTATCGAGTTCAGCTTCGAGAAAATGAAATCAGCGGAATTTCTGATCCAGAATCCAGAAAAAGGGATAGAGGCTGTTGTAAACAGCTTATTTATCATCTGGTATCTGAAAAAGAATTGCACAATTTATGATCTAACATCCAGAACGAGTTACGTGGGGGGGAGATATGAAACCCAGACATCTCAGATTCAGGTTTCGTTGGGATGTGTCAGTTACAACAGACAGGCAGATCAGAACCTGCTGGAAGCGTCACGTACAGGCAGAATTGCCAGTGGTAGATTTGTGGAGGAACTTGAACATAAATTTGCTGTAAAACTGAATGTGAAACACGCAATTGCAGTTTGTAATGGCACGTTAGCAGATGCAGTTGCCTTATCCGCCATCGCATTAAAAACAGGGCTCAACAATGTCATTGTGCCATCCCTGACATTCATCGCACAGGCTAATGCTATAAGGCATGCGGGCCTGAATCCCATATTTCTAGATGTAGGAACTGATGGATTAATGGAGGATGTCGTGAACCTGGCAGAACGTAACCCGGCCATTCTCTACCCAGTCCATCTGATGGGGAAGGTCTGTCGTTGGGTGAGCCAGCTCCAGGGAACTCTGCCTGTGCTGGAAGACGCATGCGAAGCTTTAGGAAGTCAGGTTGATGGGAGATACGCAGGTACGATGGGAATGGCAGGAACTTTTTCCATGTATGTGTCTCATTCCTTTACCTCTGGAGAAGGAGGAAGGATTGCTA of Gimesia sp. contains these proteins:
- a CDS encoding DegT/DnrJ/EryC1/StrS aminotransferase family protein, whose protein sequence is MFSGLDLESGFNAATTTFCPELQKPEIHRQIPHFAELLYLWRSSPHDQNDWIGYFAGSLQETPEDLFPEEFEIEALLEKNEILSGSRINSNLGIASQSESTHPGINSYILSMFADLQEEIPGDYFELKKSFTAETLIMRKATFYQFMVWVYRFIEFSFEKMKSAEFLIQNPEKGIEAVVNSLFIIWYLKKNCTIYDLTSRTSYVGGRYETQTSQIQVSLGCVSYNRQADQNLLEASRTGRIASGRFVEELEHKFAVKLNVKHAIAVCNGTLADAVALSAIALKTGLNNVIVPSLTFIAQANAIRHAGLNPIFLDVGTDGLMEDVVNLAERNPAILYPVHLMGKVCRWVSQLQGTLPVLEDACEALGSQVDGRYAGTMGMAGTFSMYVSHSFTSGEGGRIATNDDEIAELCRSIRAHGRMGDNVNERFCFPRLGFNAKMSNIQAAYATAHIDDFDEIIDSRKQVVKQLADRLGDDFGVATNDIVAHGFPIRYPDQKSRDHALEEISKSGVECRPLFSNIAREHFGTKSDFPNAEAISSQYLYVPCHQRIGEKDIERICGSVLSSRNL
- a CDS encoding glycosyltransferase family 39 protein, giving the protein MDFPESTLQNTTSTRAYSKLWWLIPIVVLTVFLRGQNLSEVGYLFDESFSLQMVQFPFQEMMERIPEDTGPPMFYIILKAWIGLFGNSLFSTRMLSVALGTITVLGVYFLAYEAYRKRGDASSEKQARFIAITAALLAALCPLHITWSQRIRMYSLGTTLAVLSSLFLFRALKRPERSARDWGLFTLTGILLIYTHYFGLFTLTVEFGFALGYLLLNSTEKKWTHRLNHIWPLVLSAFAIWFVWSPWIPQFLYQRSHVNQTFWSSPLTWDRFGSQIALLFDLNLWLSNSPQKGLLAAEICFVFLVILVMGRRPADIYIALAASVPILIVVIISKISRSVFAYRYLQFAHIFMLIAIAVLLSRLPVKPLRLSMTVLVISGMGFLAWKHYEVRQKHAVLPGMETAIARFEQSRGADEKLICCNPMLFTSADAYSRNRHTIFVDGSPDRYPFFQGTAVIRENEYLAPAEYLGENSNAFWTLDAQRWFNGTWEVHVPTGWRKAGEMHFPEFYADLILRLYVREDKPQAQQTPLLQ
- a CDS encoding glycosyltransferase family 39 protein, whose product is MSFWFDESFCLKMAEFPISDLWVHAKEDPHPPLFYFILKYWMMLFGSSTLATRLASFIPGILSIIGIFLVVKEAYRDPQTGNCSSSVNSAAVVAAALVALSPLHILWSYQVRMYAAGTALAAFSSWFLLKVLRREPSRKRDWYFFTMTAIALVYTHNFGLFVVTAQYLFAAGYLLLHHRAASLLQAGSRLMPLLISATGTLLAWLPWLPSFLHQRQLVVEGFWTKPFSWQTAGATLFDMFGFDQAMDMTPVIGLIAGQIMVLILLLLAFGRRPGDYFLALIAGFPFVAGILVSIFSRNIFNDRYFMFNQIFLFAALAVLISRISLKPIQFCLYGICIAGTGFLAYEQWLNREADFKLPAIQGAMASIEERRKPGELLLVCDPAIYVSVIAHARERGDIFTFHPGEDYPFTHGAAAMREDEYLRSQEIAQRRDPWIWAFDADSYRWRVPVPPGYRLVGENSFPGFRAKYAVRLYSRATEVTAKPNSN
- a CDS encoding SUMF1/EgtB/PvdO family nonheme iron enzyme is translated as MYRGQNCVTNQYSRRGITKREIIVVSCVAILLIAIISPLVIYSRESSRLLHCQSNLRRLGTGLAAYQTTYQCLPPAAIWSTQAMHSLSLNMSTRPDLFTHANWALMLLPFVGEEHLAEKMDYRQPVSIEQNAAVRTTFLSVMTCPGDSFNQAENPHIFEPTPGQSISFARGNYAINGGSHNMRLVPGSTTIPSGDGAQLKIDRENREFQYWGNGVAGFNISFRQKDFANGSSSLVVFDEVRAGIHPVDPRGVWAFGQIGSSVTWAHGVNGDDYGPNNQWPRSDDILGCARLHDTVGTETLKKEGMPCVSYLDSNTNATARSLHTEGANVLFLDGTSRFLSNQIDPGLWHAIHSRETPSELLSSNDFDHQLATENFNDEAALSDESEQHKNQSTKKTTSLTNSIGMQFVLVPAGTFTMGIADSGNNHNPPPETPAHSVTITEDYLLGQYEVTQEQYLRITGNNPSYHLSEDSTEGDAGKKPVERVTWYEAQEFCRQLSNLSTEQMQGRTYRLPTEAEWEYACKAGSDEPFDWGRYRKNSGDTGYAGGIRPALPVTSVGHYPANSMGIYDMRGNVWEWCSDWFDRDYYHRSPRENPRGPAQGFIKVVRGSDWRFTGETCRIDYSMMPPWKASPFVGFRIVCELHQIPDENSIHNHGNVAD